The following coding sequences lie in one Myxococcus xanthus genomic window:
- the cas1c gene encoding type I-C CRISPR-associated endonuclease Cas1c — MTTALNTLFITAEGTRLNKEGECVVVTVQDQKKAEVPLRHLRSVVCLTRAWLTPELMESCLEAGIHVSFFGMTGRFLARVEGVPGGNVLLRRQQYRAADDIARSVAISRALVVGKLGNARQFVLHARRDAAPERQEALSETARRLSEHLRALTRVEDLEQVRGLEGIAARDYFESFPALLKKSAQGFEFDGRNRRPPRNPLNAMLSFGYALLAQDCAGALAGVGLDPAVGFLHEDRPGRLSLALDLMEEFRAPVVDRLVFSLVNRGQLKPGDFRTESAGAVLLKDDARKTFLVAYQEAKQVGVRHAFLGQETTWGMAPHLQSLLLARHLRGELDGYPPFAMR; from the coding sequence ATGACGACCGCGCTGAACACGCTGTTCATCACTGCGGAAGGGACTCGCCTGAACAAGGAAGGTGAGTGCGTGGTGGTGACGGTTCAAGACCAGAAGAAGGCGGAGGTTCCCTTGCGGCACCTGCGCTCGGTGGTGTGTCTGACGCGTGCGTGGCTGACGCCGGAGTTGATGGAGAGCTGCCTGGAGGCGGGCATCCATGTCTCCTTCTTCGGGATGACGGGGCGCTTTCTGGCGAGGGTGGAGGGTGTGCCGGGCGGCAACGTCTTGCTGCGGCGGCAGCAGTACCGGGCGGCGGATGACATCGCTCGCTCGGTGGCCATCTCCCGGGCACTGGTGGTGGGGAAGCTCGGGAACGCGCGGCAGTTCGTGTTGCATGCGCGGCGTGACGCGGCGCCCGAGCGGCAGGAGGCCTTGTCGGAGACTGCGCGGCGGCTGTCGGAGCACCTGCGCGCGCTGACCCGCGTGGAGGACTTGGAGCAGGTGCGAGGGCTGGAAGGCATCGCGGCGCGCGACTACTTCGAGTCCTTTCCCGCGCTGCTGAAGAAGAGTGCCCAGGGCTTCGAGTTCGATGGTCGCAACCGCCGGCCACCGAGGAATCCGCTGAACGCGATGCTCTCGTTTGGCTATGCGCTGCTGGCGCAGGACTGCGCGGGAGCGCTCGCGGGTGTTGGGCTCGACCCCGCCGTGGGGTTCCTGCACGAGGACCGCCCTGGGCGCTTGTCCCTGGCGCTGGATTTGATGGAGGAGTTCCGTGCGCCGGTGGTGGACCGGCTCGTCTTCTCGCTGGTGAATCGGGGGCAACTCAAGCCCGGGGACTTCCGCACGGAGTCGGCGGGGGCTGTGTTGCTGAAGGACGATGCGCGCAAGACGTTCCTCGTGGCGTACCAGGAGGCGAAGCAGGTGGGGGTGCGGCACGCGTTCCTGGGGCAGGAGACGACCTGGGGCATGGCGCCTCACCTGCAATCGCTGCTGTTGGCACGCCATCTCCGAGGGGAGCTGGACGGCTACCCTCCCTTCGCGATGCGCTGA
- the cas4 gene encoding CRISPR-associated protein Cas4: MSADCETWVALSALQHLLYCERQAALIHVERQWREDVNTASGRLLHERVDLPGHDARVGRRVERAVLLGSQRLRVSGRADMVEYQRDAKGAGWRPYPVEVKRGRRKAGEADRVQLCAQALCLEEMHGVDVPEGALFYGVEHKRAAVRFDAELRQRTEDAIARMHEVLRRQEVPVVVRAPRCDGCSLEPLCLPGVTAGQRSAQDFLTRWMDEAG; encoded by the coding sequence ATGAGCGCGGACTGCGAGACGTGGGTGGCGCTGTCGGCGCTCCAGCACCTGCTGTACTGCGAGCGGCAGGCGGCGCTCATCCACGTCGAGCGGCAATGGCGCGAGGACGTCAACACCGCCTCCGGCAGACTGCTGCACGAGCGCGTGGACCTGCCGGGACATGACGCGCGGGTGGGACGGCGGGTGGAGCGGGCCGTGTTGCTGGGCTCGCAGCGGCTGCGCGTGTCCGGGCGCGCGGACATGGTCGAGTACCAGCGGGACGCGAAGGGGGCGGGCTGGCGGCCCTATCCGGTGGAGGTGAAGCGCGGCCGGCGCAAGGCGGGTGAGGCGGACCGCGTGCAGCTCTGCGCGCAGGCGCTGTGCCTGGAGGAGATGCACGGCGTGGACGTCCCGGAAGGGGCACTCTTCTACGGTGTGGAGCACAAGCGTGCTGCGGTGCGCTTCGACGCGGAGCTGCGCCAGCGGACCGAGGACGCCATCGCGCGCATGCACGAGGTGCTGCGCCGGCAGGAGGTCCCTGTCGTGGTGCGCGCGCCACGATGTGACGGGTGCTCGCTGGAGCCGTTGTGCCTCCCTGGGGTGACGGCGGGGCAGCGGAGCGCCCAGGACTTCCTGACGCGGTGGATGGACGAGGCCGGCTGA
- the cas7c gene encoding type I-C CRISPR-associated protein Cas7/Csd2 — translation MTDLKQRHDFVLFFDVLDGNPNGDPDAGNLPRIDAETGHGLVTDVSLKRKVRNFILLTQEGKQGLDIFVKEKAILNNRIADAYKSLGIDLNEKPTRAEDGKKRTDKGFAQGSEVDKGRAWMCKTFFDVRTFGAVMSTGANAGQVRGPVQLTFARSVDPIVSQEHSITRMAVATEGEAEKQGGDNRTMGRKNTVPYGLYRAHGFVSPHLAKQTGFGTADLELLFQSFTHMFELDRSAARGLMSMRKVVVFKHGSELGNAPAHALFDRVHAVRAQPEKPARSFSDYEVRVDKAGLPQGIEVLELVG, via the coding sequence ATGACCGACCTCAAGCAGCGCCATGACTTCGTCCTGTTCTTCGACGTGCTGGATGGAAACCCCAATGGAGACCCCGACGCGGGCAACCTGCCACGCATCGACGCGGAGACAGGCCACGGGCTGGTGACGGATGTGAGCCTGAAGCGGAAGGTGCGCAACTTCATCCTGCTCACGCAGGAGGGCAAGCAGGGGCTGGACATCTTCGTGAAGGAGAAGGCCATCCTGAACAACCGCATCGCGGACGCGTACAAGAGCCTGGGCATCGACCTGAACGAGAAGCCCACCCGCGCCGAGGACGGGAAGAAGCGAACCGACAAGGGGTTCGCTCAGGGCTCCGAGGTGGACAAGGGCCGCGCGTGGATGTGCAAGACGTTCTTCGATGTCCGCACCTTCGGTGCCGTCATGTCCACGGGGGCCAACGCGGGGCAGGTGCGAGGGCCGGTGCAGCTCACCTTCGCGCGCTCGGTGGACCCCATTGTGTCCCAGGAGCACTCCATCACCCGCATGGCCGTGGCGACGGAGGGCGAGGCCGAGAAGCAGGGCGGTGACAACCGCACCATGGGCCGGAAGAACACCGTGCCCTACGGGCTCTACCGGGCGCACGGCTTCGTGTCGCCACATTTGGCGAAGCAGACCGGGTTCGGCACGGCGGACCTGGAGCTGCTCTTCCAGTCCTTCACGCACATGTTCGAACTGGACCGCAGCGCCGCGCGAGGGCTGATGTCCATGCGCAAGGTGGTGGTGTTCAAGCATGGCTCGGAGCTCGGCAACGCGCCGGCCCACGCGCTGTTCGACCGCGTCCATGCGGTGCGCGCTCAGCCGGAGAAGCCAGCTCGAAGCTTCTCCGACTACGAGGTGCGTGTGGACAAGGCCGGGCTGCCCCAGGGCATCGAGGTGCTGGAGTTGGTGGGATGA
- the cas8c gene encoding type I-C CRISPR-associated protein Cas8c/Csd1, with the protein MMLTALNDFARERGLTDDPLYETKPVDFFIRVSAAGKFVSLESTAGEDGRGKPLSIPRLPQRSVNIAAGFFADNPKYVLAYEKDAPKAKAGGVEKRVARLDAFLKPVREVAVETKDPEARAVESFLTSEAERRKVLAARDEDEWTGSELLAFVVGDATTPVHQNPAIRACWERRSGEKRALGRTARCLVTGLEGVVALTHPKLKNVPEAQSSGASLVSFNAPAFSSHGLEQGDNAPISQEAALGYVLALNDMLRRTEQRRFRQGIQLGDGSVLVFWTRASPSEESLLLSWMDPTEEDLQRFTESPLHGLQPGALDDRAFYAVTLTGNAGRVAVRDWFESRVGEVKRNIRRYFDDLRIGNAPAGPTPIYRLLNAVEAPSGRGLSPDVATRMVGAALRGLHFPRQLLTSALDRLRLPPADDRFEREQLRLRVALIKATLLRLPRSGTTPLEVTVSLDKNNASQPYVLGRLFAVLERLQGAALKDLNATIRDRYFGAASRNPVTVFPRLLQLSVHHASKAGENGRWLERTKGEVMALLPPERFPRVLGLEDQGLFAVGYYHQREAFFTKRETAASAESDAASS; encoded by the coding sequence ATGATGCTGACGGCACTGAATGACTTCGCCCGTGAGCGCGGGCTCACGGACGACCCGCTCTACGAGACGAAGCCCGTGGACTTCTTCATCCGCGTCAGCGCGGCGGGGAAGTTCGTCTCGCTGGAGAGCACAGCGGGAGAGGACGGGCGGGGAAAGCCCCTCTCGATTCCTCGGCTGCCCCAGCGCTCGGTGAACATCGCGGCGGGCTTCTTCGCGGACAACCCGAAGTACGTCCTTGCTTACGAAAAGGACGCGCCCAAGGCAAAGGCGGGGGGCGTGGAGAAGCGCGTGGCCCGGCTGGACGCCTTCTTGAAACCAGTGCGCGAAGTCGCCGTGGAGACGAAGGACCCGGAGGCTCGGGCCGTCGAGTCCTTCCTCACGAGCGAGGCCGAGCGGCGCAAGGTGCTGGCGGCTCGCGACGAGGATGAATGGACGGGCTCAGAGTTGCTCGCATTCGTCGTCGGCGATGCCACGACGCCCGTGCATCAGAACCCGGCCATTCGCGCCTGCTGGGAGCGGCGCTCCGGCGAGAAGCGCGCGCTGGGACGGACGGCGCGGTGCCTGGTGACAGGCCTGGAGGGTGTGGTGGCCCTCACCCATCCCAAGCTGAAGAACGTCCCGGAAGCCCAGTCGTCGGGGGCTTCACTGGTGTCCTTCAACGCGCCCGCGTTTTCGTCACACGGTTTGGAGCAGGGGGACAATGCACCCATCTCCCAGGAGGCAGCGCTGGGCTACGTGCTGGCGCTCAACGACATGCTCCGGAGGACGGAGCAGCGCCGCTTCCGGCAGGGCATTCAACTGGGGGATGGCTCGGTGCTGGTCTTCTGGACGCGCGCTTCACCTTCCGAGGAGAGCCTCCTGTTGTCGTGGATGGACCCGACGGAGGAGGACCTCCAGCGCTTCACCGAGTCGCCGTTGCACGGGCTGCAGCCAGGGGCGCTGGATGACAGGGCCTTCTATGCCGTGACGCTGACGGGGAACGCGGGTCGCGTCGCGGTGCGTGACTGGTTCGAGTCGCGCGTGGGCGAGGTGAAGCGGAACATCCGGCGCTACTTCGATGACCTGCGCATCGGCAACGCGCCCGCGGGGCCGACGCCCATCTACCGGTTGCTCAATGCCGTGGAGGCTCCGTCCGGACGCGGTCTGTCTCCGGACGTCGCGACCCGGATGGTGGGGGCGGCGCTGCGGGGGCTTCACTTTCCGCGTCAACTCCTGACATCCGCGCTGGACCGACTGCGGCTGCCACCCGCCGACGACAGGTTCGAGCGCGAACAACTGCGGCTCCGCGTCGCGCTCATCAAGGCCACCCTGCTGCGACTCCCTCGAAGTGGAACCACTCCCCTGGAGGTCACCGTGTCACTGGACAAGAACAACGCCTCGCAGCCCTATGTGCTCGGCCGCCTCTTCGCCGTGCTGGAGCGGTTGCAGGGCGCGGCGTTGAAGGACCTCAACGCCACCATCCGCGACCGTTACTTCGGCGCCGCGTCCCGCAATCCCGTCACCGTCTTCCCCCGGTTGCTCCAACTCTCCGTCCACCACGCCTCCAAGGCGGGCGAGAACGGCAGGTGGCTGGAGCGCACGAAGGGCGAGGTCATGGCGCTGCTTCCTCCAGAGCGATTCCCACGAGTGCTCGGCCTGGAGGACCAGGGCCTCTTCGCCGTCGGCTACTACCACCAACGCGAGGCGTTCTTCACGAAGCGCGAGACCGCGGCTTCGGCCGAGTCCGACGCGGCCTCCTCCTGA
- the cas5c gene encoding type I-C CRISPR-associated protein Cas5c produces MASTTGRRFRVRARGPVACFTRPEMKAERVSYEVMTPSAARGVLEAILWKPAIRWHIHEIAVLAPVKWTSFRRNEVNSRATVGRFDYAADEDRAQRNTVALRDVDYVITASFTLLPGKAGPEDNARKFEDMFERRLERGQFFHAPYLGCREFAARVEPAEDGLLPHEAGSGRRPLGLMFYDFVFDVPGAPVRPEFFQAFLEDGVLHVPPRAQVLGGDS; encoded by the coding sequence ATGGCATCGACGACAGGCAGGCGGTTTCGCGTGAGGGCCCGGGGGCCCGTGGCGTGCTTCACGCGACCCGAGATGAAAGCAGAGCGCGTCAGCTACGAGGTGATGACCCCCTCGGCTGCGCGCGGCGTGCTGGAGGCCATCCTGTGGAAGCCGGCCATCCGCTGGCACATTCATGAGATCGCCGTGCTCGCGCCGGTGAAGTGGACCAGCTTCCGCCGCAACGAGGTCAACAGCCGCGCCACGGTAGGCAGGTTCGACTACGCGGCGGACGAGGACCGGGCTCAGCGCAACACGGTGGCGCTGCGCGATGTGGACTACGTCATCACCGCGTCCTTCACGCTGCTGCCCGGGAAGGCGGGGCCCGAGGACAACGCGCGCAAGTTCGAGGACATGTTCGAGCGGCGCCTGGAGCGGGGCCAGTTCTTCCACGCGCCCTACCTGGGCTGCCGTGAGTTCGCGGCCCGGGTAGAGCCCGCCGAGGACGGCCTGCTGCCTCATGAAGCGGGCAGCGGGCGGCGGCCATTGGGGCTCATGTTCTACGACTTCGTCTTCGACGTGCCCGGAGCCCCCGTGCGCCCCGAGTTCTTCCAGGCGTTCCTGGAGGATGGCGTGCTGCACGTGCCGCCTCGGGCCCAAGTGCTGGGGGGAGATAGCTGA
- a CDS encoding CRISPR-associated endonuclease Cas3'' → MKKELGLSEQSAVPRVVTAEPLAHVTEDGRPHLLREHLEAVGQWAARLAPREDLRAPALATGRWHDLGKYTQDFWYRIRAENGFEAHLEKEGALERDHSTAGALWSLSRDRRLLPLALAIAGHHAGLPDLAAFKERLGRKEKQALLADARARCDVPALLDGPLGFEPDALVRLEPLRLELWTRMLFSLLCDADFLDTEAFFDASRGSEREVPVTLSQLAERLRGFLDEKQRVAPDTEVNRVRREVLSAAVEAASLHPGVFSLTVPTGGGKTLTSMAFALEHARRHGLQRVIVAIPYTSIIEQSADVYRQAFQGLEHAVIEHHSAVDPEKETALNRVASENWDAPVIVTTTVQLLESLFARRPSACRKLHRVARSVIVLDEAQTLPPSLLAPILDGLGALVKDYDCSVVICTATQPALGRRPDFQEGLPDAREIVPASVRAFERLRRVRVRWPTLGHKLPYTELADAVAAERDVLAVVHLRDDARRLCELVDERLGHQETLHLSALMCPEHRSEVLADIKARKRRGEPVRLVATQLVEAGVDLDFRVVFRGLGGLDSLAQAAGRCNREGLLDGLGELCVYEPETQPPRGVPRAAQDVTRGLLEQAPDLDLFAPASFQRYFERLYATRKLDEKGIQDLRAKLQFDAVSKAFKLVEDDWSASVVVPYANREALLDALRERGPSRERLRALQRFTVTVPRKVREAWLARELARLAAETVAYLGPEHTSAYHERFGLLLDRVGILDPSFLIPG, encoded by the coding sequence ATGAAGAAGGAACTCGGGCTTTCGGAGCAGTCCGCCGTGCCACGCGTGGTCACGGCGGAGCCATTGGCTCACGTGACAGAAGACGGCCGGCCTCATCTGCTGCGCGAGCACTTGGAGGCCGTGGGGCAGTGGGCCGCGAGGCTGGCGCCGCGAGAGGATTTGCGTGCGCCGGCCCTGGCCACCGGGCGCTGGCATGACCTGGGCAAGTACACACAGGACTTCTGGTATCGCATCCGCGCGGAGAATGGCTTCGAGGCGCACCTGGAGAAAGAGGGCGCGCTGGAGCGCGACCACTCGACGGCCGGTGCGCTCTGGTCGCTGAGTCGGGATCGCCGCTTGCTCCCGCTGGCCCTGGCGATCGCCGGGCATCACGCGGGGCTTCCGGACCTGGCGGCGTTCAAGGAGCGCCTGGGGCGCAAGGAGAAGCAGGCGTTGCTCGCGGACGCGAGGGCCCGGTGTGATGTCCCCGCCTTGCTGGACGGTCCGCTAGGCTTCGAGCCGGACGCGCTGGTGCGGCTCGAGCCGCTCCGGTTGGAGCTATGGACGCGGATGCTCTTCTCGCTCCTGTGCGACGCGGACTTCCTGGACACGGAAGCCTTCTTCGATGCGAGCCGGGGCTCGGAGCGCGAGGTGCCGGTGACGCTGTCCCAGCTCGCCGAACGCCTCCGTGGCTTCTTGGATGAGAAGCAGCGCGTGGCCCCGGATACGGAGGTCAACCGGGTGCGGCGCGAGGTGCTCTCGGCCGCGGTGGAGGCGGCGTCCCTGCATCCGGGCGTCTTCAGCCTCACGGTGCCCACGGGCGGGGGCAAGACACTGACGTCCATGGCCTTCGCGCTCGAACACGCGCGGCGGCATGGGCTCCAGCGCGTCATCGTCGCCATTCCCTATACGTCCATCATCGAGCAGAGCGCGGATGTGTACCGCCAGGCTTTCCAGGGGCTGGAGCACGCCGTCATCGAACATCACTCCGCCGTCGACCCCGAGAAGGAGACGGCGCTCAACCGCGTCGCCAGTGAGAACTGGGATGCGCCCGTCATCGTCACCACTACGGTGCAGCTCCTGGAGAGCCTCTTCGCCCGCCGCCCGTCGGCGTGCCGCAAGCTGCATCGGGTGGCCCGGAGTGTCATCGTGCTCGACGAGGCCCAGACGCTGCCGCCGTCGCTGCTGGCGCCCATCCTGGATGGCCTGGGCGCGCTGGTGAAGGACTACGACTGCTCCGTGGTCATCTGTACCGCCACGCAGCCCGCGCTGGGCCGCCGCCCGGACTTTCAGGAGGGACTGCCGGACGCGCGCGAAATCGTCCCGGCCTCCGTGCGCGCCTTCGAGCGGCTGCGCCGGGTGCGGGTGCGGTGGCCCACCCTGGGGCACAAGCTCCCCTACACCGAACTGGCCGACGCCGTGGCGGCCGAGCGGGACGTCCTCGCGGTGGTGCACCTTCGGGACGACGCACGGCGGCTCTGTGAACTCGTGGATGAACGGCTGGGGCACCAGGAGACGCTGCACCTGTCCGCGCTGATGTGCCCGGAGCATCGCTCGGAGGTGCTCGCGGACATCAAGGCCCGCAAGAGGCGTGGGGAGCCGGTGCGACTGGTGGCCACTCAGCTCGTCGAGGCGGGTGTGGACCTGGACTTCCGCGTCGTCTTCCGTGGATTGGGAGGACTGGATTCGCTGGCCCAGGCCGCGGGCCGGTGCAACCGGGAGGGGTTGCTGGACGGGCTCGGCGAGCTGTGCGTCTACGAACCCGAGACCCAGCCACCCCGAGGCGTTCCGCGCGCCGCCCAGGACGTGACTCGCGGTCTGCTGGAGCAGGCGCCCGACCTGGACCTGTTCGCGCCCGCGAGTTTCCAACGGTACTTCGAGCGGCTCTATGCCACCCGCAAGCTGGATGAGAAGGGCATCCAGGACCTGCGGGCGAAGCTCCAATTCGACGCGGTGTCCAAGGCCTTCAAGCTCGTGGAGGACGACTGGAGCGCGTCGGTGGTGGTGCCTTACGCGAACCGCGAGGCGCTCCTCGATGCGCTGCGTGAGCGGGGTCCCTCACGAGAGCGCCTGCGTGCGCTGCAACGCTTCACGGTGACGGTCCCCCGCAAGGTTCGGGAGGCCTGGCTGGCTCGGGAGTTGGCCCGGCTCGCGGCGGAGACGGTGGCGTACCTGGGGCCGGAGCACACGTCCGCGTACCACGAGCGCTTCGGCCTTCTTCTGGACCGGGTCGGCATCCTCGACCCGTCCTTCCTCATTCCCGGCTGA
- a CDS encoding esterase family protein, whose protein sequence is MNREYHRWYSERLHRDMELLIFGHSGEPVLLLPTSKGRFFQAEDFGLIGAIADRVQSGRYIVVCPDSVDEESWFNTAIHPADRVRRHQQWEDYLLHEVVPLLKSRSTGGRLTLAGCSFGGFHSYNIGLRHPHVFRRLLSMGGKFETDEFLDGHHDSDVYFHSCTEWLPNLTDPAQLSALQRVEMVLAVGEHDFCRPSNEHLSNLLWKKDIGNHLSVWQGGTHDWPVWRQMIQQYLPW, encoded by the coding sequence ATGAACCGCGAATATCACCGCTGGTACAGCGAGCGACTGCACCGCGACATGGAGCTGCTCATCTTCGGCCACTCGGGCGAGCCCGTGCTCCTGCTGCCGACCAGCAAGGGCCGCTTCTTCCAGGCCGAGGACTTCGGCCTCATCGGTGCCATCGCCGACCGCGTCCAGTCCGGCCGGTACATCGTGGTGTGCCCGGACTCGGTGGACGAGGAGTCCTGGTTCAACACCGCCATCCACCCGGCGGACCGCGTCCGGCGCCACCAGCAGTGGGAGGACTACCTCCTCCACGAGGTGGTGCCCCTGCTCAAGAGCCGCAGCACCGGCGGGCGCCTCACCCTGGCCGGGTGCAGCTTCGGCGGCTTCCACTCGTACAACATCGGCCTGCGGCACCCGCACGTCTTCCGGCGCCTGCTGTCCATGGGCGGCAAGTTCGAGACGGACGAGTTCCTCGACGGCCATCACGACTCGGACGTCTACTTCCATTCGTGCACGGAGTGGCTGCCGAACCTCACGGACCCCGCGCAGCTCTCCGCCCTCCAGCGCGTGGAGATGGTGCTGGCGGTGGGCGAGCACGACTTCTGCCGCCCCTCCAACGAGCACCTCTCCAACCTGCTGTGGAAGAAGGACATCGGCAACCACCTGTCCGTGTGGCAGGGCGGCACGCACGACTGGCCCGTGTGGCGGCAGATGATTCAGCAGTACCTGCCCTGGTAG
- a CDS encoding MATE family efflux transporter — protein MSTAVLPMSSVNSPRTELRELARLAVPIAIAQGGQALMGLVDTLVVGRAGTSALAAVGLGNGLYFAVSSFGIGLMMGFDPMISQAIGARQFTRARALLWQGAWMAFCVGAMLATLMTLAPRLLPLAGISETEAAGASQYLAWRAPGMPMMLMFLTMRSYLQATAFTRPLVIATVVANIFNLLGNLLLVFGGANLPAWFGPLREVPALGVAGSAMATSASIGIELLIAVLFIRSRKVEGAPARRLPVWADLSRAIRLGLPIGLHICAEVGVFALAGVLAAGLGPASVGAHQIAISFASVSFTVAMGIGNAGSVRVGWAVGAHNTPQARLSGFMALAGGAGFMALSGLVFALFPHTLAKLAGAPADVLPLLIPLLMVSAIFQVFDGAQGVGAGVLRGAGDTRFTFLANMVGHYAIGLPVTLLLAFKLGLGVVGIWWGLCAGLISVAVALVWRFNRMSAGTLRPVEA, from the coding sequence ATGTCCACCGCCGTGTTGCCAATGTCCTCCGTGAATTCTCCCCGCACCGAGCTCCGGGAGCTGGCCCGGCTGGCGGTTCCCATCGCCATCGCCCAGGGCGGGCAGGCGCTCATGGGGTTGGTGGATACGCTGGTGGTGGGCCGCGCGGGGACGTCCGCGCTGGCGGCGGTGGGCCTGGGCAACGGCCTCTACTTCGCGGTCAGCTCCTTCGGCATAGGCTTGATGATGGGGTTCGACCCCATGATTTCCCAGGCCATTGGCGCACGGCAGTTCACCCGGGCGCGGGCGCTGTTGTGGCAGGGCGCGTGGATGGCGTTCTGCGTGGGGGCGATGCTGGCCACGCTGATGACGCTGGCGCCGCGGCTGCTGCCGCTGGCGGGCATCAGTGAGACGGAGGCCGCGGGCGCCAGCCAGTACCTGGCGTGGCGCGCACCCGGCATGCCGATGATGCTGATGTTCCTCACCATGCGCTCCTATCTCCAGGCCACCGCCTTCACGCGGCCGCTGGTGATCGCGACGGTGGTGGCCAACATCTTCAACCTGCTGGGCAACCTGCTGCTCGTCTTCGGTGGCGCCAATCTGCCGGCCTGGTTCGGCCCGCTGCGGGAGGTGCCAGCCCTGGGCGTGGCGGGCTCCGCGATGGCGACGTCAGCGAGCATTGGCATCGAGCTCCTCATCGCGGTGCTGTTCATTCGCAGCCGCAAGGTGGAAGGGGCGCCCGCGCGGCGCCTGCCGGTGTGGGCGGACCTCTCGCGAGCCATCCGGCTGGGCCTCCCCATTGGTCTGCACATCTGCGCGGAGGTCGGCGTGTTCGCGCTGGCGGGCGTGCTGGCGGCGGGGCTGGGGCCGGCGAGCGTGGGCGCGCACCAGATTGCCATCTCCTTCGCGAGCGTCTCCTTCACCGTGGCCATGGGCATTGGCAACGCGGGCAGCGTGCGGGTGGGCTGGGCGGTGGGCGCGCACAACACGCCGCAGGCGCGGCTCAGTGGCTTCATGGCGCTGGCGGGCGGCGCGGGCTTCATGGCGCTGAGCGGCCTGGTGTTCGCGCTGTTCCCTCACACGCTGGCGAAGCTGGCGGGGGCTCCCGCGGACGTGCTGCCGCTCCTGATTCCGCTGCTGATGGTGAGCGCCATCTTCCAGGTGTTCGACGGGGCGCAGGGCGTGGGCGCGGGCGTGCTGCGCGGCGCGGGCGACACGCGCTTCACCTTCCTGGCGAACATGGTGGGGCATTACGCCATTGGCCTGCCGGTGACGCTGCTGCTGGCCTTCAAGCTGGGCCTGGGCGTGGTGGGCATCTGGTGGGGCCTGTGCGCGGGCCTCATCAGCGTCGCGGTGGCGCTGGTGTGGCGCTTCAACCGGATGAGCGCGGGCACGCTGCGTCCGGTCGAAGCGTAG